A window from Chryseobacterium vaccae encodes these proteins:
- a CDS encoding deoxyhypusine synthase family protein, whose translation MSKPITEFIEKYYLHFNAAALVDASKGYVAHLKDGGKMMITLAGAMSTAELGKILAEMIRQGKVDFISCTGANLEEDLMNLVAHSHYERVPHYRDLTAQDEWDLLERGLNRVTDTCIPEEEAFRRLQKHIVEIWKDAEAKGERYFPHEFMYKMILSGVLEQYYEIPRENSWMIAAAEANLPIVVPGWEDSTMGNIFASYCIKGELKATTMKSGIEYMTYLADWYTKNSGGKGVGFFQIGGGIAGDFPICVVPMLYQDMEMHDIPFWSYFCQISDSTTSYGSYSGAVPNEKITWGKLDITTPKFIVESDATICAPLMFSYILENA comes from the coding sequence ATGAGCAAACCGATAACTGAATTCATAGAAAAGTATTACCTGCACTTCAACGCAGCTGCATTGGTGGATGCTTCTAAAGGATATGTTGCCCATCTTAAAGATGGCGGAAAAATGATGATTACTTTGGCAGGAGCAATGTCTACTGCTGAATTGGGAAAGATTCTTGCTGAAATGATCCGTCAGGGCAAAGTAGACTTTATTTCTTGTACAGGAGCGAACCTTGAAGAAGATTTAATGAATCTTGTGGCACACTCTCATTACGAAAGAGTTCCTCATTACAGAGATTTAACGGCTCAGGATGAATGGGATCTTTTAGAAAGAGGTCTGAACAGAGTTACAGATACCTGCATCCCTGAAGAAGAGGCTTTCAGAAGGTTACAAAAACATATTGTAGAGATCTGGAAAGATGCAGAAGCTAAAGGAGAAAGATATTTCCCGCATGAGTTTATGTACAAAATGATCCTTTCAGGTGTATTGGAGCAGTATTATGAAATTCCAAGAGAAAACTCATGGATGATTGCTGCTGCAGAAGCTAATCTGCCGATTGTAGTTCCGGGATGGGAAGATTCTACAATGGGTAACATCTTTGCTTCTTACTGTATCAAAGGAGAGCTTAAAGCGACTACAATGAAATCAGGTATTGAATATATGACATATCTTGCTGACTGGTATACTAAAAATTCAGGTGGAAAAGGAGTTGGATTCTTCCAGATTGGTGGAGGTATTGCAGGAGATTTCCCTATCTGCGTAGTGCCTATGCTGTATCAGGATATGGAAATGCATGACATTCCGTTCTGGTCTTATTTCTGCCAGATTTCTGATTCTACAACGTCTTACGGTTCTTATTCAGGAGCGGTTCCAAATGAGAAAATCACTTGGGGTAAACTTGATATTACTACACCGAAATTTATCGTTGAAAGTGATGCTACGATCTGTGCACCATTGATGTTCTCTTACATCTTAGAAAACGCATAA
- a CDS encoding helix-turn-helix transcriptional regulator — protein sequence MQKEKLRLIRKQKGYTQQQVADFIATDVSNYSRKESGDVRIIPDEWDKIARFLEVPIEEIYEEEDSKIIVNNDHPVFNDRSSSAGVITNQNNYDNIPGAIIENLQAYITLLKEENERLKEELKGSQSPSRIKK from the coding sequence ATGCAAAAAGAAAAATTACGTCTTATCAGAAAACAAAAAGGCTACACGCAGCAACAGGTAGCTGATTTTATTGCAACGGATGTATCTAACTACAGCAGAAAAGAAAGTGGTGATGTAAGAATCATCCCTGATGAATGGGACAAAATTGCCCGTTTTCTAGAGGTTCCGATTGAGGAAATTTATGAAGAAGAAGATTCTAAAATAATTGTTAATAATGATCATCCGGTATTTAATGATAGATCTTCTTCCGCGGGAGTAATTACTAACCAGAATAATTATGATAATATTCCTGGAGCTATTATTGAAAACCTGCAAGCTTATATTACGTTACTGAAGGAAGAAAACGAAAGGCTGAAGGAAGAATTGAAAGGCTCTCAAAGTCCTTCAAGAATTAAGAAATAA
- a CDS encoding MGMT family protein, with amino-acid sequence MDEIFKQQVYEVSRLIPKGRVSTYGAIAKAVGYPNHSRHVGKAMGGCPEDVPAHRVISSSGVLSVPEFQPKLEAEGITVENLRIKNFKKLFWDPMNEL; translated from the coding sequence ATGGACGAGATTTTCAAACAACAGGTATATGAAGTTTCAAGACTTATTCCCAAAGGAAGAGTTTCTACCTATGGAGCTATCGCAAAAGCGGTCGGCTATCCTAATCATTCGCGTCATGTAGGAAAAGCAATGGGAGGCTGTCCGGAAGATGTGCCTGCTCACCGTGTTATTTCAAGTTCGGGCGTGTTATCTGTTCCTGAATTTCAACCTAAACTGGAAGCTGAGGGAATTACTGTAGAAAATCTTAGAATAAAGAATTTTAAAAAGCTCTTCTGGGATCCAATGAATGAATTATAA